In Aliivibrio fischeri, the sequence GTGAATCAAATCAACCAAACGCCTAAACTTGAACGCACTCATCTTATCGGTGTTGGTCAAACAATCGTAGATATCGAAGCAAAAGTAGACGATGACTTTCTAAACCGTCATCAATTAAGTAAAGGTCATTCATTAGTTCTTGAAGAATCAAAAGCAGAAGCTTTATATAAAGAACTATTTGAAAGAAACTTGATCAGTCATGAGTATCCTGGCGATACTATTGGTAATACACTTCATAACTATTCTGTCCTTGCTGATAGCAAATCTATTCTTTTAGGTGTTATGAGTGAAGATATCAAAATTGGTTCTTACGCTTACCGTTACTTATGTAACACAACAAGCCGTATGGACTTAGACTACCTGCAACCAGTTCAAGGTCCTATTGGCCGTTGTTACACGTTAATTTCTGAAGATGGTGAACGTACGTTTGCGATCAATGAAGGCGACATGAACCAACTGTGCCCTACTCATGTTCCAGAGCATATTTTCGAAAAAGCATCAGCATTAGTGATTTCTTCTTACCTTGTTCGTGGTAAAGAAGGTGATCCTATGATGGATGCAGTGCGTAAAGCTATCGATTGTGCAAAATCTCATAACGTTCCTGTCGTTCTTACTTTAGGTACTAAATACGTTATCGAAGGCAAAGCAGAATGGTGGCAAACTTTCTTGAAAGAAAACGTAACTGTTGTTGCGATGAATGAAGAGGAAGCAGAAGCATTAACTGGTGAAAAAGATCCTCTACTAGCGGCAGATAAAGCTTTAGAATGGGTTGACTTAGTACTTTGTACCGCTGGCCCTATCGGCCTATACATGGCTGGTTTCACAGAAGAAAGTATTAAGCGTGAAACAAGCAAACCACTTCTTCCTGGTAACATTCCTGAGTTTAACCGCTTTGAATACAGTCGTCCGATGGTTAAAGCACTATGTAAAAAACCAATTAAAGTATCTTCTCACATTGCACCGTATATGGGTGGCCCTGTTGAGATCAAAAATACGAATGGTGCTGGTGATGCCGCATTATCTGCTCTTTTACATGATATGGCAGCGAACTATTATCATAAAGAAAATGTACCAAATTCAAGCAAACATGACGCAGAGTATTTGACCTATTCTTCTTTCTCTCAAATTTGTAAATACTCTAACCGTGCAAGTTACGAAGTATTAACTCAACACTCTCCACGTTTATCTAAATCAATGCCTGAACGTGAAGATTGTTTAGAAGAAGCTTACTGGGAGCGTTAAGTCCTATTAGCATCTGGTTCATAAAAAAATCCGACGGTTAAACGTCGGATTTTTTGTATTTATAATTCAATTTTAATTAAGTGCGGTATAGAACCTTAACAACATGCCAACCGAACTTTGTTTTTACTAAATGTGGAACTAAAGTTTCGCCGCTAAAACACACTTTATCAAACTGAGGTACCATTTGACCTTTCTTGAATTCACCTAAGTCACCGCCTCTTTTACCAGAAGGACAGCTTGAATATTTCTTTGCTAGTACGTGAAATTTAGCGCCTTTTTTAAGCTGTTGGATAATATCTTCTGCTTGTTCTTTATGCTTAACAAGAATATGTAGAGCCGCTGCAGTATTCGCCATGAATGCCTCAATTTATTTAAATAACGATTTAGCGTAATTATATCGTTTATGTCACCATAATTGATAGTCTCACCTTTAAAAACCGTCTCAAAAAAACTACAATCTCATTTATAAAAGTAAAATCTAAAAGGCTATCACTTATGAAAAGCAAGGCGAATCAATCGCAAGGTATGCTGCTATTCAAACTCACACTAAACCAAAGGTTTGCTATTGGCACCTTGAAAGTTCGTGAGATCGTACCTTTCCAGCCTCTCACATCTATCCCCTATTCTCATCATCATGTTTTAGGTACCGCAACCATAAGAAATATGGCGATACCAATTATTGATATGGCAGCAGCGGTTGGATTTCGTCCATTACAAAAAGAAGAACTTGATAGCTGTTATATTATCATCACTGATTGCATGCGTACTGTTGTTGGGTTCGCAATCAGATCTATCGATAAAATAATAGAATGTGATTGGAAAGCAATTGAAGCCTCTCCACCAACCGCTGGTTCTAATGTTTTTGTTACTGGTATTACACGAGTTGAAGATAAAATCGTTCAATTACTCGATGTTGAGCTGTTACTATCAAAAATCTATCCAGAAGATACTTCTAATTTATATCCTATCTTGGCGGACGTTGAGAGGGAGAAACTAAAACCGCTAAACATACTATTAGTTGATGACTCTTTTGTTGCACGTAAACAGCTTTCAACTGCACTCGACAGTATTAATATCCCTTATGATGTTGCAACAAACGGTTTAGATGCTTATGAAATACTAAAAAAGCATCTGATGAAGGTAAACCATATAATATCGTTGTTAGTGATATTGAAATGCCGGGATTAGATGGATACGAATTGGCTTTTGAGATTCAAAATGACAATCGATTAAAAGATGCTTATGTCATTCTTCATACCTCACTTTCAAGTGAGATCTGTGTAGAGCAAGCACACCAAGTCGGTGCTCACGAAGCCCTAACAAAATTTGAAGCAACGGAATTAGTTCAAGCAATGCTTCGTGGTGCAAACCACAACAACCGAGCGGCTTAATTAACCTGCGCATACAAAAATAACTTACACATGCAAAAAACCGCATTACCCTAGGATAATGCGGTTTTTTTATATTTTTGTTTATTACTTAAAATTAAAGAATTAAAAGTACAGACGAATTACCGATACGGCTACACACCCAGGGCGGCGACACTTTTCGATTTCAACTTTAACTTCTGTCTCAATCTCTAAGCCACGCTTTATTGGTGTCACTGACATCAGTGTACTTCTTGCTCGAATACGCTTACCCGCTTTAACTGGATATGGAAAACGCACTTTATTTAAACCGTAGTTAACAGTCATTTTTGCTGTTGGGAACAGTAAGTTATCACTACCAACGTTATCTGTTAGTTTTGACAACATAGAAAGTGTAAGAAAGCCGTGTGCGATAGTGGTTTTAAAAGGTGATTCTGCCGCTGCTCTCTCAGGATCGGTATGAATCCACTGCGGATCCTCCGTCACTGCACCAAAACTGTTAATTCGCTCTTGATCCATTAGTGACCAATCACCTACATGAATTTCTTCACCTAAACGAGCAGTTAGCTCTTCAAAAACGTTTTGTGTTTCTAAGTTCATTTCAATTGGCTCAGGTTGAACAACTTCTTGCGACTGTCCATTTGCAGCACGCTTATGTTCTTTAACCCACGAAATAATGTGAATATTGTTGGCTTTATTTAAAAACTCAATCCAGTAATCATAAATGGTTGGTGACATCCAGTCTTTCAACTCGAACGGATGTTTCGCAAGATATTCACGCTTATGCTTTAGAAAATCGACAACCTTCATAGAGAAACCTTATTTGATATCTAATCGTAAAAACAATGCTTAATAGCCAGATTCCGTAATTGTGTTACACATCACGTTTTTTTGCAAATTAATTCCTAGCTTACACTTGTTCGCTATAATGCACTTTATTGTTTTAAAACAGACCATTATCGATAATGAACACTGTTCAAAAAAAATTAATAATGAGAAGTAATGCTCATTTTTTTGCAAAAACGACTTAAATAAACACCTAAATACACACTAAATTAAAGTCTATTTTAGTGTCTCTTTCATACTAATATTGAGTTTTCACTCTCATTTTTGATAAATTGTATAAATATTTTTACGGTATATATTTCAAATTTCTATAAAACAAAAAAGCCTCTATTTAATAATAGAGGCTCGTATGCTTGTTAACTTTGATTGATAAGTGAGCTATCCGCGATAATAACGCTGAGGAACAAATGGCATCTTCTTAACCGTCATTGGAAGTTTCTTTCCTCTTACATCAGCAAATACTTCAGTGCCAAGGCTCGCGAGATCGGTTCGTACATATGCCATTGATACAGGCTTCCCTGCTGTTGGCCCGCTGTACCACTCGTTACAATGCCAATTTCATTATCATCCGCATCATAAAGCTTACATCCTTCACGCACAGGCGCTTTAGTTTGCCCAACAAGACCGACACGTTTTCGATTTACATCTTTTGTTTCAATCTGCTTTAAAATAACATCAGCACCTGGGAAACCAGCGGCACGTTCACCATCAGCACGACGGTTTTTACTTATTGCCCATAAAAGACTAGCTTCTACTGGTGTCGTTGTCGTATCTAAATCATGTCCATACAGACACAAACCACATTCTAAGCGTAATGAGTCACGAGCACCTAAACCTATCCACTCCACTTCTTCAAATGAGGTTAAAGTCTCTGCTAATTCTGCTGCTTTATCATTTGGTACTGATATTTCATATCCATCCTCTCCAGTATAACCAGAGCGGCTGATATAACATTCAATGCCACTGATCTCTACTACTGCCGTATCCATAAATAACATATTAGAAACTGAAGGTTGAAGTCGTGACAATACGTCGGCAGCTTGTGGACCTTGAAGAGCCAATAAAGCTCGATCTTCAATAACTTCTATTTCAACATCAGTAGGTAAATTAGCTACTAAGTGCGCAATATCTTGTTCTTTACACGCTGCATTTACTACGACAAACAGATGATCACCAAAGTTGGCTACCATCAAATCATCCATAATGCCGCCATTATCATTAGTAAAAAATGCATATCGCTGTTTGTGAGAAGGGAGATCGATAATATCTACAGGAACCAAAGCTTCTAATGCCGCGGCTGCATTTTTTCCTTTAAGTCTAAGTTGTCCCATGTGCGATACATCAAATAAACCAGCGGCATTACGAGTATGAAGGTGCTCTTTTTTTACACCTAGTGGATACTGCACTGGCATTTCATATCCTGCAAATGGCACCATCTTTGCGCCAGCTGCTACATGAATTTCGTAAAGTGCCGTTTTATGTAATTGTTCTGACATTCTTCTATCTCCATTTGCCGATGTATGGCTGAATTTGTCGTTATAAAAAGTGTTGAGCTATGTTTCTATTTTGCTGTCACCCAAAGAATTTGAGCATCTTCTTTACTGATTGATATTAATACGTGTCCCATACTTGCGTCGTAATAAACGCTATCTCCAACCATCAAATTTACTGGTTCATAAAATTCACTGTAAAAACATACTTCCCCCTCAAGAACTAATAAAAACTCTTCACCATCGTGACGAACCCATTCTGCATACGCATCAAAATCTCTAGCTCGAATTCGACTTTTAAAAGGCACCATTTTTTTATTAGATAATTGAGTGGCAAGTAACTCATGTTCATACGTCGCCGTTGGGTGAGGTTTACCTTGCTCAGCTAAAGTAATATCACGTCTACCTGCCGCCCCTTTTGTTTTAGGCGGTTCAAAAATTTGTGGGATATCAATATCCAAGCCTGTCGCTAACTTTTGCAATGCTTGAAATGTTGGTGATATTTGCTCGTTTTCTATTTTTGATAAGGTTGAGCGTGCTAACCCCGTCCTTTTACTCGCCTCTTCCAGCGTTAAACCGAGTTGAATCCGTATATCTTTTAATCTTTGCCCAAGATCAAGTGGAGCAATCGGTTGCTCTTCGTTATTTTTCTCAACTTTAACGATTTTTGCTTCCTGCATGTTTATTTTTTCTGCGCTCACATAGCGCTCCTTGTGCTCATTAATCATTCAAATTGCGCTATTAATATTCACTTTACTGGAGAAAATTGCGAGATAAAAGGAAACAACAATGTCTAAATAGTGCGCTAGGTAGCAAAAAAGGAAACAAAGTTTCTTATTGGAAACTTCATCGTTGAATGTTGCATTTCACACTTGTATGTTTATCGAATGTAATGTGATGGCTGTTATTAATACAAATAACACTCTATTTGGTTTTATTTAATACAATTTCGCTTAATGCTATTTGCTTAATGCAATTCAATCTGGAGAAGTATCATGGAAAAAGATCTTAAATTCACAACAAGCCACGAATGGGTACGTGACAATGGCGATGGCACAGTAACGGTTGGTATCTCTGATCACGCTCAACGTCTACTTGGTGACGTTGTTTTTGTGGACTTACCTGAAGTGGATGACGAAGTAACTGCCGGTGAAGGATTCTCTTTAGTTGAATCAGTAAAAGCCGCATCTGATATTTATTCTCCAGTTACTGGTGTGATTGTTGAAATCAATGAAGAGCTAGAAGACAGTCCAGAGCTGGTAAACGAAGAACCATACGAAAGCGGTTGGATTGCTCGCATTAAGCTTTCTGACTCATCTGAGCTAGAGAGTCTTATCCCAAGTGACACCTATCTTGAAAGCCTAGACGAAGAATAAAAATCATAAAAAGGATTAAGATAATGAGTCAGCTTCTTCAACAATTAGGCACGGATAATGAGTTTATCCGTCGCCATAATGGACCTGCTTCTTCTGAACATCAGCATATGCTCAACACTATTGGTGCTGAAACGTTACAACAATTAATTGAAGAGACCGTTCCAAGCTCAATTCGTTTACCTCAGCCAATGCAACTCCCTCATGGTCTATCAGAAAATGCCATGCTTGCTGAGTTAAAACAGATCGCTCAACAAAATACACTCAATACCAGTTATATCGGTCAAGGGTATTACAACACTCATACACCTAATGTAATCTTACGTAATGTTCTGGAAAACCCGGGTGGTATACCGCTTATACTCCTTACCAACCTGAAATTTCTCAAGGTCGCTTAGAAGCGTTATTAAACTATCAACAAATGGTGATGGATTTAACCGGACTTGAGATTGCTAACGCTTCCCTGCTTGATGAAGCAACAGCAGCAGCAGAAGCTATGACCCTATGTAAGCGCGGCGGAAAAAGCAAAAGCACTATTTTCTTCGTTGCTGATGATGTTCACCCACAAACATTAGCGGTTATTAAAACTCGTGCAAAGTTCATCGGTTTTGATGTCGTTGTTGATAATGAATCAAATCTTGATTCTCATGATGTGTTTGGTGCCCTACTGCAATACCCGGGAACAACTGGTGAAGTAAAAGATCTTACTGATCTTATTTCTCAAGCTCACACCAAAAAAACACTCGTTGTTGTTGCAACCGATCTGTTAGCGTCTGTGCTACTTAAACCTGTTGGTGAGATGGGGGCAGATATTGCGATTGGTAGTGCGCAGCGCTTCGGTGTGCCAATGGGGTACGGTGGCCCTCACGCCGCATTTATGGCGACACGTGAAAAATTAAAACGCTCAATGCCGGGCCGTGTCATTGGTGTCTCTATTGATTCAAAAGGCAATCAAGCACTTCGTATGGCAATGCAAACTCGTGAGCAGCATATTCGACGTGAGAAAGCGACATCGAATATTTGTACCGCTCAAGCATTACTGGCGAACATGGCTTCTTTTTATGCCGTATATCATGGTCCAGAAGGGTTGAAAACCATTGCTCGTCGTGTCCACCACTTTACGGCTATTGTGGCAAAAGCATTACAAACAGCAGGTTTTGAACTAGAGCATCAACATTTCTTTGATACCTTAACGGTTAAGACTGAACAGCAAACAGATATTTTGTACACTAAAGCGTTGGCTTCAAGTATTAACCTTCGCAAATTTGATACGAAATTAGGGATCAGTTTTGATGAAACAACTACGGTTTCGGATCTGGTTACTCTATTAGCGGTATTTGGTATCGATAATGCGGAATGTGAAACCTTATCTGCAGAAGTAGAGAAAGATGAATTTGCTGCCATACCTAAACATTGTCAACGAACGTCTTCCTTCTTAACTCATCCAGTATTTAATACATACCATAGTGAAACACAAATGCTACGTTATTTGAAAAAACTGGAAAACAAAGACTTCTCTTTAACTCATGGCATGATCCCACTAGGCTCTTGTACCATGAAATTAAACGCCGTTGCAGAAATGCTGCCTGTTACATGGCCAGAGTTTGGTGGTATTCACCCATTCGCACCACTAAACCAAGCTGCGGGTTATACAACACTAGCAACATCTCTAAAATCCATGTTATGTGAAATCACAGGTTATGATGAATTTTCATTGCAGCCAAACTCGGGCGCTTCTGGTGAATACGCAGGTCTAATTGCGATTCAGCGTTACCATGAGAGCCGTGGTGACGCTCACCGTAATGTTTGCTTGATCCCAAGCTCTGCACACGGTACTAACCCTGCCACTGCATCTATGGTATCGATGAAAGTTGTCGTAGTTAAATGCGATGAAAACGGCAATATCGATATGATCGATTTAGCTGAGAAAATTGAAAAGCATCAAGAGAATCTATCAAGCATCATGATCACTTACCCTTCTACGCATGGCGTATATGAAGAGCAAGTACGTGAAGTGTGCGATATGGTACATGCAGCTGGTGGTCAAGTGTATCTTGATGGTGCCAATATGAATGCGCAAGTTGGTTTAACAAGCCCAGGTTTCATCGGCTCAGATGTATCTCACTTAAACCTACACAAAACTTTCTGTATTCCACACGGTGGTGGTGGTCCAGGTATGGGTCCTATTGGGGTTAAATCACACCTTGCGCCTTTCCTTCCGGGTCACACTGAAAACGGCGTTCAAGGAACGGATTATGCTGTTTCAGCTGCGGATTTAGGCAGTGCCTCTATCTTACCAATATCATGGGCATACATTGCTATGATGGGTGAAATGGGTCTGACTGAAGCGACAAAAATGGCGATATTAAATGCCAACTACGTAATGGAACGTCTACGCCCTCACTACCCTGTGTTATACCGTGGTACCAATGGTCGTATTGCACACGAATGTATTATTGATATTCGTCCATTAAAAGAGACGACAGGCATCAGTGAAGAAGACATTGCAAAACGATTAATGGACTTTGGTTTCCATGCTCCAACCATGTCATTCCCAGTTGCTGGAACCTTAATGGTTGAGCCAACGGAATCTGAAGACCTAGCTGAACTGGATCGTTTCTGTGACGCGATGATCGCGATTCGTGAAGAGATGAATAAGGTTGAACAAGGTGAATGGCCATTAGACAACAACCCACTGGTTAATGCACCACACACACAAGTCGATTTGATGTCTGATAGCTGGGAACATCCATATACTCGTGAAGTAGCATGCTTCCCATCATCACAATCAAAAGATTCTAAGTACTGGCCTACCGTCAACCGTGTAGACAATGTGTATGGTGATCGTAATTTAATCTGTTCATGCCCAAGCATTGAGAATTACGAAGAGTAACACTCACCACTAACAACCTATCTATATAAAATAGACAAGCATATGTTTGTCTATTTTTTTATCTAAAAAATGAATAATTCCTTTTCCTTTTGTTACGGTGAAATAACCGTAATCATGATGTAACTCACTAATTTATAAACAAAAGATTTTATTTTTAAAAATAATGATAATGAGCACAAATTAATACTAGCAAGATGGTAACCTGTATGTCAGAATCCATCGCTTTTTTATGCTTGTTTATTAAGATGTTACATACAATTTATCTATTGATAGCATGATTTATCATTGTTGAAACCGTTAGCTTACGGGCCTTTTCAATATCTCGACAATGTAATCAATTATTGGAATTTCTCATTTGAAAATAGCTTTAAATCTTAATTTTGTTAGTAGTGCGCTATCAGGGTTAACCTCTGTGTTTAAACGTAAAAATTCGCAGTCTTCATCACGCTCTTACGTTTATGATTTATCCGCAATTGCATTACTTCTTTTACCTCTAACGTTATCGAACGCAACCGCTGTTCTACTCGGGCATTTATTTAACTTTTTTGAATTTAAAGAACTTTCAAATCTCCTTTTTCATTTATCGAATTTATTAATTAACATCTACCCACTCTCTTTTTGTGTTATTGCAGGGTATTACTTATCGCATAAAACGACCTTTAGTAGCGCAACGTTTATCATCTACGCTTTAGCTCTGTTTTATCTGCTTTCAATAGAGAACGGAAGTTTATCTACGCCTTTCTATTTTCCGAATAATCCACTACTTGCTCTCTTAAGTGCTCTGATCACATTCATGTATTGCACTCGCTTTAATCTACAGCAACTAGAACCACAGGCTTTGGATTTTTCTTCTCGTTTGTTTAAGCACGTATTTCACTTTTTTACTTTTATTAGTGCCGCCTTTTTATTGTCTAAATTGATGATGAAAGTCATTAATTACATGACGGCCTTAATCGGCAACATGAGTGCTGACCCTTTAACCTTTACTGGTGGGCTAATCTATCAAACCATTCTTGGGTTATTAGGCGCGATTGGCATTAATGGCCACAACATGTTATTTGCCGTTAAACAGACCATCTATTCTGAAACTCAACAAAATATGGCGGATTGGGCAGCAGGAGAAGCAACGTTAAATATCATAAACCAAGGATTTTATGATGCGTTTATGTCAATGGGTGGCTCTGGGAACTCCATCAGTTTATTGCTTTGTATTCTTCTATTTTCAAAAGAAAAAAATCATATTATGTTGGCTCTCGCAGCCTTCCCACTAGTCATGTTTAATATCAATGAGGTTTTGCTGTTTGGCTTACCAATCATCTTTAATCCATTACTGATCGTCCCATTTGTTGCGTTACCATTAATCAGTTTTTTAATTACTTATTTAGCTATCTTTTCAGGGGCAATATCTCCAGTCGTTAATATCGTTAACTGGATGACTCCACCATTATTTAGTGGTTATGTTGCAATGGGAGAAAGCATAGAAGGTTCAATATTACAGCTTGTTATTATCATTGTAGGTATTTTTGTATATCGTCCTTTTTATCTTGCATTTGCAGGGAAATACGCACTCAATCACCCTGCGGTACTGAGTAATACGAATATAGAACAGTCTATTTTTAAAAGCCTATTAGATAACGTTAGAAGCTCAGCAGCGACGAGCTTAAAGCATTCTTCAACCCAGCAACGCTTATCACGAATGCTGCACGAAAATGGCTTTGTAATGCATTATCAATTACTTCAGTCTGTTATTGAAAAAGACGTTATCTCTTTTGAGGCATTATTACGCTATCAAGATCGTGAAGGCAATTTATGCCCGCCTACCTTTATTAGCGATTTCCAACTGCTTAATATGATGCCAACACTGGATAAATTGGTTATTGATAAAGTCTTAACTGATATGCAGAAAATGGATCTCAACGAAGACCGACGTGTTGCTATCAATATTTCTGTCGCTTCCATTGAAGAACATGGTTTTGCAGAACACGTAATCGATCGTCTAAAGTTCTTTTCAATTCCACCACATTGGCTAGAAATTGAGATAACAGAAGAAGCTATTTTAAGTGATAACCATAATCTGCTGAGTACATTAGAGATCTTAAAGTCCCATGGAATTAAAATCGCTATGGATGATTTTGGAACCGGTTATGCTTCGTTCCCACATCTACTAAAATACCCATTTGATAAAATTAAGTTAGACCGCTCTTTGTTATTAGATGCTTCTACAACCAAAGGTAAACAGTTATACCAATTAATCGCTCAAATGGGTGATGTAGCAAATTGTGAAGTGGTAGCAGAAGGTGTTGAAACAGAAGATGAATTTAAATTTGTTGCCGAGTGTGGTGTTGATAAAGTACAAGGCTTTTTGATTGCAAGACCACAACCGCTTTCTGAAGCGCTAAAATTAATAAAGCGCAACGATCAGATTGATACCAATCGTAATAAATAACGAGTCATTTTAGCTGGTTAAAAGACTTGATAACTGCGTTAGAGTTTTTGATTGTAGAGTAAAGGGCTATTCCTCATAGTCCCTTTTACTACCACATAACTAACACAGCAGCGATTGCTATCAATATCAACGCTAATATATCTTTTCTTTTTATCCCCTCTTTTAACCAAAAGAAAGAAATCAACATAGTAAAAAAAACTTCAACTTGGCCCAAGGTTTTTACTAATGGCACCGTTTGTAATGACATGGCACTAAACCAACCAAGTGATCCTATAAAGCTAGCTATACTGGTCATAACAACCAATTTAGGCTTTATAAACATCGCCTTAAGTGTATTGAAATCCCTGAT encodes:
- a CDS encoding inosine/guanosine kinase produces the protein MKFPGQRKSKHYFPVHTRDPLVNQINQTPKLERTHLIGVGQTIVDIEAKVDDDFLNRHQLSKGHSLVLEESKAEALYKELFERNLISHEYPGDTIGNTLHNYSVLADSKSILLGVMSEDIKIGSYAYRYLCNTTSRMDLDYLQPVQGPIGRCYTLISEDGERTFAINEGDMNQLCPTHVPEHIFEKASALVISSYLVRGKEGDPMMDAVRKAIDCAKSHNVPVVLTLGTKYVIEGKAEWWQTFLKENVTVVAMNEEEAEALTGEKDPLLAADKALEWVDLVLCTAGPIGLYMAGFTEESIKRETSKPLLPGNIPEFNRFEYSRPMVKALCKKPIKVSSHIAPYMGGPVEIKNTNGAGDAALSALLHDMAANYYHKENVPNSSKHDAEYLTYSSFSQICKYSNRASYEVLTQHSPRLSKSMPEREDCLEEAYWER
- the ppiC gene encoding peptidylprolyl isomerase PpiC — encoded protein: MANTAAALHILVKHKEQAEDIIQQLKKGAKFHVLAKKYSSCPSGKRGGDLGEFKKGQMVPQFDKVCFSGETLVPHLVKTKFGWHVVKVLYRT
- a CDS encoding MaoC family dehydratase, whose amino-acid sequence is MKVVDFLKHKREYLAKHPFELKDWMSPTIYDYWIEFLNKANNIHIISWVKEHKRAANGQSQEVVQPEPIEMNLETQNVFEELTARLGEEIHVGDWSLMDQERINSFGAVTEDPQWIHTDPERAAAESPFKTTIAHGFLTLSMLSKLTDNVGSDNLLFPTAKMTVNYGLNKVRFPYPVKAGKRIRARSTLMSVTPIKRGLEIETEVKVEIEKCRRPGCVAVSVIRLYF
- a CDS encoding XRE family transcriptional regulator, with translation MQEAKIVKVEKNNEEQPIAPLDLGQRLKDIRIQLGLTLEEASKRTGLARSTLSKIENEQISPTFQALQKLATGLDIDIPQIFEPPKTKGAAGRRDITLAEQGKPHPTATYEHELLATQLSNKKMVPFKSRIRARDFDAYAEWVRHDGEEFLLVLEGEVCFYSEFYEPVNLMVGDSVYYDASMGHVLISISKEDAQILWVTAK
- the gcvH gene encoding glycine cleavage system protein GcvH; the encoded protein is MEKDLKFTTSHEWVRDNGDGTVTVGISDHAQRLLGDVVFVDLPEVDDEVTAGEGFSLVESVKAASDIYSPVTGVIVEINEELEDSPELVNEEPYESGWIARIKLSDSSELESLIPSDTYLESLDEE
- a CDS encoding EAL domain-containing protein; its protein translation is MFKRKNSQSSSRSYVYDLSAIALLLLPLTLSNATAVLLGHLFNFFEFKELSNLLFHLSNLLINIYPLSFCVIAGYYLSHKTTFSSATFIIYALALFYLLSIENGSLSTPFYFPNNPLLALLSALITFMYCTRFNLQQLEPQALDFSSRLFKHVFHFFTFISAAFLLSKLMMKVINYMTALIGNMSADPLTFTGGLIYQTILGLLGAIGINGHNMLFAVKQTIYSETQQNMADWAAGEATLNIINQGFYDAFMSMGGSGNSISLLLCILLFSKEKNHIMLALAAFPLVMFNINEVLLFGLPIIFNPLLIVPFVALPLISFLITYLAIFSGAISPVVNIVNWMTPPLFSGYVAMGESIEGSILQLVIIIVGIFVYRPFYLAFAGKYALNHPAVLSNTNIEQSIFKSLLDNVRSSAATSLKHSSTQQRLSRMLHENGFVMHYQLLQSVIEKDVISFEALLRYQDREGNLCPPTFISDFQLLNMMPTLDKLVIDKVLTDMQKMDLNEDRRVAINISVASIEEHGFAEHVIDRLKFFSIPPHWLEIEITEEAILSDNHNLLSTLEILKSHGIKIAMDDFGTGYASFPHLLKYPFDKIKLDRSLLLDASTTKGKQLYQLIAQMGDVANCEVVAEGVETEDEFKFVAECGVDKVQGFLIARPQPLSEALKLIKRNDQIDTNRNK